Sequence from the Paeniglutamicibacter cryotolerans genome:
TGCTTTGTTAACCGGTACTGGTCAGCACGGGTGTGGTCACCGGGGCTGCCGGCCGACGCGGCAGTTTGAACACGCTATGGGATAATGGAAACCGTATGTTCGCGTCAGCGTAACTATGTTCAGACCTTCGTCGAATAAAGGACTTTCTCAGTGGTAATGATTCCGCTGCCGCTTGCCGGCTCCGGTGTACCCCCGGCTTCGCTGGGGGATACAGGCAACGGTGCCCCCGCTCCCATCGAAGCCGGGGACCCCACGATCCTGCACGGGGAGGCCGGCGGCGCACTAGTACGCCGCTCGGTCCTCCCCGGCGGGGTCCGGGTGCTCACCGAGGCAATGCCCGGCCAGCGCTCGGCCACGATCGGCTTCTGGGTCGGCGTCGGTTCACGCGACGAGGCCCCGGGCCAGCATGGTTCCACCCACTTCCTTGAGCACCTGCTGTTCAAGGGCACCAAGCGGCGCACGGCCATGGAGATCGCCTCGGCGTTCGACGAGGTAGGCGGCGAATCCAACGCCGCAACGGCGAAGGAAAGCACCTGCTACTTTGCCCGCGTGCTGGATAGCGACCTGGGCCTGGCCATCGACGTCATTGCCGACATGGTCACCTCGGCAGTGCTCGATCCGCATGAACTCGAGCAGGAGCGCGACGTCATCCTCGAGGAAATCGCGATGGATAACGACGATCCGGGCGACGTCGCACACGAGAAGTTCGTCGCGGCGGTCCTGGGCGACCACCCGCTGGGACGTCCCATCGGCGGCACGCCCGAGGCCATTCTGGCCGTTCCGCGAGAGTCCGTCTGGGAGCACTACCAGCGCTACTACAAGCCCGGTGAACTGGTCATTACGGCTGCCGGCTCGCTCGATCACGACGTGGTCTGCGAACAGATCATGGATGCGCTGCGCACCGCCGGCTGGGACCTGACCGAAGGGGTAGAACCCGAACCGCGCCGCAGCACCGCACCGGCCAAGATCGAGGGACAGCACACGATCGACGTTTTCCGCCGCCCGGTGGAACAGACGAACATCATCATGGGCTGCCCCGGCATCGTCGCCACCGACGAGCGCCGCCACCAGATGAGCGTGCTCAACGCCGTACTGGGCGGGGGCATGTCTTCGCGCCTGTTCCAGGAGATCCGTGAGAAACGGGGGTTGGTCTACTCGACCTACTCCTTCTCCGCGGCCTACTCGGATGCCGGATACTTCGGCATGTACGCGGGCTGCTCACCGGCGAAGACCAAGCAGGTCATCGACCTGCTTGCGGACGAGCTGGAGAAGCTGGCCGAGCACGGCATCACGGAGGAAGAACTGCGCAAGGCCATCGGCCAATTGTGCGGCGGAACCGTGCTGGCGCTCGAGGATCCGGGATCGCGCATGTCGCGCCTGGGTCGTGCTGAACTGGTGACCGGTGTCTTCCACGACATCGATGACACGCTCGGCCGTGTCAAGGCAGTGACCTGCGGGCAGGTCCAGGAGCTGGCCCGAGAGCTGGTCTCCCGCCCGCGCACGATCACCGTCGTGGGACCGTTCGATTCACCGGCCGACTTCGGCATGTGATTCGACCCCGGGTCCCGGGACTATCAGGACCGCTCCCGCATCCCCCCATGAGGGGTGAAGCGGGGGCGGTCCTTTTGTGTGGGCATATTAAGCGTCCTTCGACCGCTTATCGCCAGAAATGGACCGCTGATCGCCGCTCATGGCGCAGAGGGTGGCGATTGGCACATCGGGAGTCGCTGGATCGCGTAGAATGTTCTCTTTGTGACGAAAGTCACCGATACTCAATTCGCACCCTCTCGAGAAGGATTGGACCAG
This genomic interval carries:
- a CDS encoding M16 family metallopeptidase, which codes for MVMIPLPLAGSGVPPASLGDTGNGAPAPIEAGDPTILHGEAGGALVRRSVLPGGVRVLTEAMPGQRSATIGFWVGVGSRDEAPGQHGSTHFLEHLLFKGTKRRTAMEIASAFDEVGGESNAATAKESTCYFARVLDSDLGLAIDVIADMVTSAVLDPHELEQERDVILEEIAMDNDDPGDVAHEKFVAAVLGDHPLGRPIGGTPEAILAVPRESVWEHYQRYYKPGELVITAAGSLDHDVVCEQIMDALRTAGWDLTEGVEPEPRRSTAPAKIEGQHTIDVFRRPVEQTNIIMGCPGIVATDERRHQMSVLNAVLGGGMSSRLFQEIREKRGLVYSTYSFSAAYSDAGYFGMYAGCSPAKTKQVIDLLADELEKLAEHGITEEELRKAIGQLCGGTVLALEDPGSRMSRLGRAELVTGVFHDIDDTLGRVKAVTCGQVQELARELVSRPRTITVVGPFDSPADFGM